The following proteins come from a genomic window of Vallitalea okinawensis:
- a CDS encoding phosphotransferase enzyme family protein → MNVNHEVLKFWNIKDVKELKKIQDNVYRVNCEDGTSFILKNKSNKKRVLAETHFIQHLKKKGVPVSVPRLSDKGECFVEYEGECLSLYKALEGEHIIYNLKKDDRNIIFQHSNVLAQIHLALADYKGDNETIRDMKFDKQIYDWALPTLLKHYDDASIQEKLNQLREEVVYYFTNVPKQHIHRDPHGGNILFENGEWSGLIDFDLATIGYRIFDICYMLLSFFYEDFREEGLQNVWLEAVRGFTGSYEEKSPLLPIEKESAWYFFICIELICAAYFIDIKDYKSADDALDLFNWLYNNKVRINSCFICVDS, encoded by the coding sequence GGTACTTAAGTTTTGGAATATAAAAGATGTTAAGGAATTGAAGAAAATTCAAGATAATGTTTATAGGGTTAATTGTGAAGATGGAACAAGCTTTATTCTTAAGAATAAGTCGAATAAGAAAAGAGTGTTAGCAGAAACTCATTTTATACAACACTTAAAAAAGAAGGGGGTACCTGTTTCAGTTCCAAGGCTATCTGATAAAGGTGAATGTTTTGTTGAATATGAAGGAGAATGTTTAAGCTTATACAAAGCTTTAGAGGGTGAACATATAATATATAACTTGAAAAAAGATGATAGGAATATCATATTTCAGCACAGCAACGTATTAGCTCAAATACATTTAGCACTTGCTGATTACAAAGGTGATAATGAGACTATTAGGGACATGAAGTTTGATAAGCAAATCTATGATTGGGCATTACCAACATTATTAAAGCATTATGATGATGCATCCATTCAAGAGAAGCTCAATCAGTTAAGAGAAGAGGTGGTATATTATTTCACTAATGTACCAAAGCAACATATACATAGAGATCCCCACGGTGGAAATATACTCTTTGAAAATGGTGAATGGTCAGGGTTAATCGACTTTGATTTAGCAACAATTGGGTACAGAATCTTTGATATTTGTTACATGTTGCTAAGTTTCTTTTATGAAGACTTTAGAGAAGAGGGATTACAAAATGTATGGCTTGAAGCGGTCAGAGGTTTCACTGGTTCCTATGAGGAAAAGTCACCTCTTTTACCGATAGAAAAAGAATCTGCATGGTATTTCTTTATATGTATTGAGCTTATATGTGCGGCGTATTTTATCGATATAAAAGATTATAAAAGTGCCGATGATGCATTGGATCTTTTTAATTGGCTATATAACAATAAAGTACGGATTAATAGTTGTTTCATATGTGTTGATAGTTAA
- a CDS encoding SDR family NAD(P)-dependent oxidoreductase, which translates to MKKAIVIGASSGIGREVAIQLIDDDYTVGITARRVPLLEELKDKYENKVHVKKMDISKTEEAMKELEELIKELGGLDLIVINSGYGHVNLELDWGIEKQTIEVNALGFTSIANVAYRYFSKQKSGCIVGISSIAGIRGSSYSPAYGATKSYLSNYLEGLRCKAKKEKMDIKVIDIKPGFVDTAMGQGDKAFWVAPVEVAAKQILEVIKKGKEKAVVTKRWRLIAWLMRIIPEWLYYKI; encoded by the coding sequence ATGAAAAAAGCTATTGTTATAGGTGCAAGCAGTGGGATAGGTAGAGAAGTTGCCATACAACTTATAGATGATGATTATACCGTTGGGATCACTGCAAGAAGGGTTCCATTACTTGAAGAGTTAAAAGATAAGTACGAAAATAAGGTACATGTAAAAAAGATGGATATATCTAAGACTGAAGAAGCGATGAAAGAGTTAGAAGAATTAATAAAAGAACTTGGTGGTCTAGATCTTATTGTAATCAACTCTGGATATGGGCATGTCAACCTTGAATTGGATTGGGGTATAGAGAAGCAAACCATAGAAGTCAATGCTCTAGGATTCACTTCTATAGCTAATGTAGCTTACCGATATTTTTCTAAGCAAAAGAGTGGTTGCATAGTTGGAATCTCATCTATTGCTGGTATTAGAGGAAGTTCTTATAGTCCGGCGTATGGTGCTACAAAATCTTATCTATCTAACTATTTAGAAGGACTAAGATGTAAAGCAAAAAAAGAGAAAATGGATATAAAAGTTATTGATATTAAGCCTGGTTTTGTAGACACAGCCATGGGGCAGGGCGATAAAGCATTTTGGGTTGCGCCTGTAGAGGTAGCTGCTAAGCAAATACTTGAAGTAATCAAAAAAGGGAAAGAGAAAGCTGTTGTAACAAAGAGATGGAGGCTTATAGCTTGGTTAATGAGAATAATACCAGAGTGGCTATATTATAAAATTTAA
- a CDS encoding DUF4332 domain-containing protein, with the protein MYSIPLDQITIREFEEIMNTVHLLPSQKGILHHMNSNLLKLENKGLSNLLDIQDLLKNKKNYLSVAEAYGIDQEYLIILNQMVNSYKVKTMPLTKLSIFTEGELTKLATKKIKNTKHYYEAFISEKNRVELSESIQIPFESIEYGLRIVDLLRINGVGVDYAKSLYKIGVRSVHDYNVTSSQSILVSINELNKIEGTTKATLGIDCIDYCRRFTEKLDCDIC; encoded by the coding sequence ATGTATTCTATACCTTTAGATCAGATAACAATAAGAGAATTTGAAGAAATAATGAATACTGTGCATCTTTTACCATCACAAAAGGGAATTTTACATCATATGAACAGTAATTTACTGAAGCTAGAGAATAAAGGTCTAAGCAACTTACTGGATATACAAGACTTACTTAAGAATAAAAAAAATTATCTTTCAGTTGCAGAAGCATATGGAATAGATCAAGAATACCTTATTATCCTTAATCAAATGGTCAACAGCTATAAAGTTAAAACAATGCCATTAACTAAGTTAAGCATATTTACTGAAGGTGAGTTAACTAAGTTGGCCACTAAGAAAATTAAGAATACTAAGCATTATTATGAAGCGTTTATAAGTGAAAAGAATAGAGTTGAGTTATCAGAGAGCATCCAAATTCCATTTGAAAGCATAGAATACGGTTTAAGAATCGTTGACTTGTTAAGAATTAACGGTGTAGGGGTAGATTATGCCAAAAGCCTCTATAAAATCGGTGTAAGAAGTGTACATGATTATAATGTAACATCTTCACAATCAATTCTTGTATCGATCAATGAACTCAACAAGATAGAAGGAACAACTAAAGCTACTCTGGGTATAGACTGTATAGATTACTGTCGACGTTTTACAGAAAAATTAGACTGTGATATCTGTTGA
- a CDS encoding ribonuclease HII — protein MAQSIKAIDLYLSNVHIDELHEEMRLYYDDERAGVQNLLKKYNNKLAKHQQLIEKFEEMSIYENSFQGQGKEYIAGIDEVGRGPLAGPVVSAVVILDEQPILGLDDSKKLSEVKREAFFEAITQSAVDYRIGIIDVKTIDEINILQATYEAMRSSIDQMSVKPDQLLVDAVTIPDITIPQEAIIKGDSKSISIAAASIVAKVSRDRMMEDYHELFPQYNFKRNKGYGTKEHIEAIKKYGLCPIHRKSFVTNLID, from the coding sequence ATGGCACAGTCTATCAAAGCAATAGATTTATACTTAAGCAATGTTCATATAGATGAATTACATGAAGAAATGAGACTCTATTATGATGATGAAAGAGCAGGTGTACAGAACCTATTGAAAAAGTACAACAATAAGCTTGCTAAGCATCAACAATTAATAGAGAAATTTGAAGAAATGAGTATCTATGAAAATTCATTTCAAGGCCAAGGAAAAGAGTATATAGCAGGTATTGACGAAGTTGGTAGAGGTCCCTTAGCTGGACCAGTTGTTAGTGCTGTGGTTATATTAGATGAGCAACCAATATTAGGATTAGACGATTCAAAAAAATTATCTGAGGTCAAGAGGGAAGCATTTTTTGAAGCGATTACACAAAGTGCTGTGGATTATAGAATAGGAATCATCGACGTGAAAACCATTGATGAGATTAATATTCTACAAGCTACCTATGAAGCTATGCGTAGTTCTATCGACCAAATGTCTGTTAAACCTGATCAACTTTTGGTAGATGCTGTTACTATTCCTGATATAACAATACCTCAAGAAGCTATTATTAAAGGGGATTCAAAGAGTATATCTATAGCTGCGGCTAGTATAGTGGCAAAAGTGTCTCGGGATAGAATGATGGAAGATTATCATGAACTCTTTCCACAGTATAATTTCAAAAGGAATAAAGGCTATGGAACGAAAGAGCATATAGAAGCAATTAAGAAGTACGGGTTATGTCCGATACATAGGAAGAGTTTTGTCACTAACTTAATTGATTAA
- the fliK gene encoding flagellar hook-length control protein FliK: MQITQDYFAKIHQQTNINNTQKGILQLQPGDVFKGVVENITKDQILLKMLNGTMLNARLGSNVELKMGQKLSFKVQSSDNGQIVIKPEGNLQQGKEAVAQHALKEAGIPLTKENMNMIFKLVDQKLPINKNFVQTINRHVNQNQIPLNKVLFMLKQNLQINDKNVQLLDHLVGNKAHLSEQLEVMIDKIAHLPKEQRSDLVKEFLPVQNKNIPSAVQSLQSKLPLLNEKVIKPFIESLPINRELTFDEVEQLIEANVPEAQAKEQVNQLLIKELLIKEFFIKVDNVLTKENIAEVYEKIEDVMNTANKSLSNMNEGKELEQQVIQVKDQLQVLQQVNQNMTVLNIPLQMSNGLTQGNLMIFEDKKGGTGKEQNDTRTALITLDTAFLGHFECYLNVDDKKLSCQIGVENKHIKTLVENKINQLSNQLQSSGYQLQHYRIRLFEKSFDLFEEDEKEQSQDPRFSFDMRV, encoded by the coding sequence GTGCAAATAACTCAGGATTATTTTGCAAAAATTCATCAACAGACGAACATCAACAATACACAGAAGGGGATACTGCAACTTCAACCAGGTGATGTATTTAAGGGTGTCGTTGAAAATATTACTAAAGATCAAATTTTATTAAAAATGTTGAATGGAACAATGTTAAATGCTCGATTGGGCAGTAACGTAGAATTAAAGATGGGCCAAAAGTTATCTTTTAAAGTCCAATCTTCAGATAATGGACAAATTGTCATCAAGCCGGAGGGTAACTTACAACAAGGTAAAGAAGCAGTAGCTCAACATGCCCTTAAAGAAGCAGGTATACCACTGACAAAAGAAAATATGAACATGATCTTTAAACTCGTTGATCAAAAGTTACCTATTAACAAAAACTTTGTACAGACTATTAATCGTCATGTTAACCAGAACCAAATACCTCTCAATAAAGTGCTTTTTATGTTGAAGCAGAACCTTCAGATTAATGATAAAAACGTTCAATTATTAGATCATTTGGTAGGTAATAAAGCCCATTTATCTGAACAATTAGAGGTTATGATTGATAAAATTGCGCATCTGCCTAAAGAACAGCGTTCAGATCTGGTTAAAGAATTTTTACCTGTTCAGAATAAAAATATACCTTCAGCAGTTCAATCACTTCAATCAAAATTACCATTACTCAATGAAAAGGTAATAAAGCCCTTTATTGAATCACTACCAATCAATAGAGAATTAACTTTTGATGAGGTAGAGCAGTTAATTGAAGCAAATGTACCAGAAGCACAAGCAAAAGAACAAGTTAATCAGTTATTAATTAAGGAACTGCTGATTAAAGAGTTCTTTATTAAAGTAGATAATGTTTTAACAAAAGAGAATATAGCAGAAGTTTATGAAAAAATAGAAGATGTAATGAATACTGCAAATAAGTCCCTTAGTAACATGAATGAAGGTAAAGAACTGGAACAACAGGTCATTCAGGTAAAAGATCAATTGCAAGTATTACAGCAAGTCAATCAAAACATGACGGTACTTAATATTCCTTTACAAATGAGTAATGGTTTGACTCAAGGTAATCTGATGATCTTTGAAGATAAGAAGGGTGGCACAGGTAAAGAACAAAATGATACTAGGACCGCTTTAATCACTTTAGATACAGCATTTTTAGGTCATTTTGAATGTTATCTTAATGTAGATGATAAGAAACTATCCTGCCAAATCGGTGTTGAAAACAAACATATTAAAACGTTAGTTGAGAATAAAATTAATCAACTGTCTAATCAACTGCAGAGTAGTGGTTACCAACTGCAACATTATAGGATTCGTTTATTTGAGAAATCTTTTGATTTATTTGAAGAAGATGAGAAAGAACAAAGTCAGGATCCCCGATTTTCTTTTGATATGAGAGTGTGA
- a CDS encoding EscU/YscU/HrcU family type III secretion system export apparatus switch protein: MKKHKKAVAIQYDPNISYAPAVLAKGKGIVAENILETAEKSNVPIYEDKKLTDELIKLDIGNEIPKELYQVVAEILVFVNDLDELEGRINESKQEG; this comes from the coding sequence ATGAAGAAACATAAAAAAGCCGTAGCTATTCAATATGATCCCAATATTAGTTATGCGCCTGCTGTATTGGCCAAAGGTAAGGGGATAGTAGCAGAAAACATACTTGAAACTGCAGAAAAATCAAATGTACCTATCTATGAAGACAAGAAGTTGACTGATGAACTCATAAAATTAGACATCGGGAATGAAATCCCTAAAGAACTCTATCAAGTTGTGGCTGAAATATTAGTATTTGTTAATGATTTAGATGAGTTAGAGGGTAGAATTAATGAAAGTAAACAAGAAGGTTAA